One genomic region from Streptomyces sp. NBC_00582 encodes:
- a CDS encoding glycosyltransferase, whose translation MRVVHVVTLVSDDGAFGGPTSVAAAQLEELAARGHDVRLVSLWRGRDAAPAPRRVGAVPFVSRPARRLVPGRGCLGLMHPMLLADLWRETGRADAVHLHAGRDLVSLAALAVARLRGKDYVTQTHGMVEPRTATVARLFDRLFVPLLRGARACLVLTERERRELTAVLGPDGPPLIDLPNGLRVSDAGRDAAGARTGHEVVFLARLHPRKRPEAFVEMAALVHKEYAEARFTLYGADEGSLPGVRRLIGDRGIGDVVSYGGALDHAAALEAYRRAAVYVLPSVQEPFPMTVLEALAEGTPVVCTDSSGIAAELSARQAALVTDGSPGALADAVGRLLADAELRERLAEAGRRAIDEVFSIRAVVDRLEKLYRDR comes from the coding sequence ATGAGAGTCGTCCACGTGGTCACCCTCGTCAGCGACGACGGGGCCTTCGGCGGTCCTACGAGCGTGGCGGCCGCCCAGCTCGAGGAGCTCGCCGCCCGCGGCCACGACGTCCGGCTGGTGTCGCTGTGGCGGGGCAGGGACGCGGCGCCGGCCCCGCGGCGGGTCGGCGCGGTCCCGTTCGTCTCCCGTCCGGCCCGGCGGCTCGTGCCGGGCCGGGGCTGCCTCGGACTCATGCACCCGATGCTCCTGGCTGACCTGTGGCGCGAGACCGGCCGCGCCGACGCCGTGCATCTGCACGCGGGCCGCGACCTCGTCTCCCTCGCCGCACTCGCCGTGGCCCGGCTGCGCGGCAAGGACTACGTCACCCAGACCCACGGCATGGTCGAACCCCGCACCGCCACGGTGGCGCGGCTCTTCGACCGGCTGTTCGTGCCCCTGCTGCGCGGGGCCCGCGCCTGTCTCGTGCTCACCGAACGGGAGCGCCGCGAACTGACCGCCGTCCTCGGCCCGGACGGCCCGCCGCTGATCGACCTGCCCAACGGGCTGCGCGTGTCCGACGCCGGCCGGGACGCCGCCGGGGCGCGCACCGGCCACGAGGTGGTTTTCCTCGCCAGACTGCACCCGCGCAAACGCCCCGAGGCGTTCGTCGAGATGGCCGCCCTGGTCCACAAGGAGTACGCCGAGGCCCGCTTCACGCTCTACGGCGCCGACGAGGGGTCACTGCCCGGGGTGCGCCGGCTGATCGGGGACCGCGGGATCGGCGACGTCGTCTCCTACGGCGGTGCGCTGGACCACGCGGCGGCCCTGGAGGCCTACCGCAGGGCCGCGGTGTACGTCCTGCCGAGCGTGCAGGAGCCGTTCCCGATGACGGTTCTGGAGGCCCTCGCGGAGGGAACGCCGGTCGTGTGCACCGACAGCAGCGGTATCGCGGCCGAACTGTCCGCCAGGCAGGCGGCGTTGGTCACCGACGGCAGCCCCGGGGCACTGGCCGACGCCGTGGGCCGGCTGCTCGCAGATGCGGAGCTGCGCGAGCGCCTCGCCGAGGCCGGCCGACGGGCGATCGACGAGGTCTTCTCCATCCGCGCGGTCGTGGACCGGCTGGAGAAGCTGTACCGGGACAGGTGA
- a CDS encoding dodecin — protein sequence MSNHTYRVTEIVGTSPDGVDQAIRNGIGRASQTLHNLDWFEVTQVRGQLENGEIAHWQVGLKVGFRLDESA from the coding sequence ATGTCGAACCACACCTACCGGGTCACGGAGATCGTCGGCACCTCGCCGGACGGCGTCGACCAGGCCATCCGCAACGGCATCGGCCGCGCCTCGCAGACATTGCACAACCTGGACTGGTTCGAGGTCACCCAGGTGCGCGGGCAACTGGAGAACGGCGAGATCGCGCACTGGCAGGTGGGCCTGAAGGTGGGCTTCCGCCTGGACGAGTCGGCCTGA
- a CDS encoding phosphatase domain-containing protein yields the protein MSDSSGRPIAVFDLDNTLADTAHRQRFLERRPRDWDAFFAAAPADPPIPQGIALAREQAEECEVVYLTGRPERCRRDTEEWLDAQGLPEGRVYMRRNDDRRPARRTKLEILRRLARSREVRMLVDDDALVCEDAERVGFRVVLARWSAPSADLREAQEGEGRT from the coding sequence GTGAGCGACAGCAGCGGGCGGCCCATCGCCGTGTTCGATCTGGACAACACCCTCGCCGACACGGCCCACCGCCAGCGCTTCCTGGAGCGCCGGCCGCGTGACTGGGACGCGTTCTTCGCCGCCGCGCCCGCGGACCCGCCGATCCCGCAGGGGATCGCCCTGGCGCGCGAGCAGGCCGAGGAGTGCGAGGTCGTCTATCTGACCGGCCGGCCGGAGCGCTGCCGGCGGGACACCGAGGAGTGGCTCGACGCCCAGGGGCTGCCCGAGGGGCGTGTGTACATGCGGCGCAACGACGACCGCAGGCCCGCCCGCCGCACCAAGCTGGAGATCCTGCGCCGGCTCGCCCGGTCCCGCGAGGTGCGGATGCTGGTGGACGACGACGCGCTCGTGTGCGAGGACGCCGAACGGGTGGGATTCCGGGTCGTACTCGCTCGCTGGAGCGCTCCGTCGGCGGACCTGCGCGAGGCGCAGGAGGGGGAGGGGCGTACCTGA
- a CDS encoding LLM class flavin-dependent oxidoreductase, with amino-acid sequence MSSVIASARFSVLDRSRVREGHTAAQALRDTVALAREAERLGFHRFWVSEHHGVPGVAGSAPTVLASAVAGATRTIRVGTGGVMLPNHRPLVVAEQFGVLESLFPGRIDMGLGRSVGFTDGVRRALGRDRDDADDFAAQLRELLDWFRGASPAGVHAYPAEGLTVPPFVLALGEGAAIAARAGLPMVIGDLGNRERMRRGIDTYRALFRPSSWAPEPYVVVSGTVAVAATPEEARRLLLPEAWSMAYSRTHGTFPPLPPAERVEARAMTAKERGFYESGLTGHIAGTEDQVAHELETLLKETGAQEVLVTTSTYDRAALLDSHRRLAGIVHR; translated from the coding sequence ATGAGCTCCGTGATCGCCTCGGCCCGCTTCTCCGTCCTCGACCGCTCCCGCGTCCGCGAGGGCCATACGGCGGCGCAGGCGCTGCGGGACACGGTGGCGCTGGCGCGGGAGGCCGAGCGGCTCGGCTTCCACCGGTTCTGGGTCTCGGAGCACCACGGTGTCCCCGGCGTCGCGGGCTCCGCGCCCACCGTCCTCGCGTCCGCCGTGGCCGGGGCGACCCGTACGATCCGGGTCGGCACCGGCGGGGTGATGCTGCCCAACCACCGGCCGCTGGTGGTGGCCGAGCAGTTCGGTGTCCTGGAGTCCCTCTTCCCGGGCCGGATCGACATGGGTCTCGGCCGGTCGGTGGGCTTCACCGACGGGGTGCGCCGGGCGCTCGGCCGCGACAGGGACGACGCCGACGACTTCGCGGCCCAACTGCGGGAGCTGCTCGACTGGTTCCGGGGCGCCTCCCCCGCCGGGGTGCACGCCTACCCCGCCGAGGGGCTGACGGTGCCGCCGTTCGTGCTGGCCCTGGGCGAGGGCGCGGCGATCGCGGCCCGCGCCGGCCTGCCGATGGTGATCGGCGACCTCGGGAACCGCGAGAGGATGCGGCGCGGGATCGACACCTATCGTGCGCTGTTCCGCCCCTCTTCCTGGGCGCCCGAGCCGTACGTCGTCGTCTCCGGCACCGTCGCCGTGGCCGCCACCCCCGAGGAGGCCCGGCGGCTGCTGCTCCCGGAGGCCTGGTCGATGGCGTACTCCCGCACCCACGGCACCTTCCCGCCGCTCCCGCCCGCCGAGCGGGTCGAGGCGCGCGCGATGACCGCGAAGGAGCGCGGCTTCTACGAGTCCGGCCTGACCGGCCACATCGCCGGCACCGAGGACCAGGTGGCCCACGAGCTGGAGACCCTGCTGAAGGAGACCGGCGCGCAGGAGGTCCTCGTCACGACCAGCACGTACGACCGCGCGGCGCTGCTGGACTCCCACCGGCGGCTGGCCGGGATCGTGCACCGGTAG
- a CDS encoding NAD-dependent epimerase/dehydratase family protein — protein MSTSPAGRTVLVTGGSGFVAAHLVRRLLERGYRVRTTVRSTANTAKLAPLRALQDAHPGRLDLFEADLLQDGSFDEPARGCAVVFHVASPFLMPEKIKDGQRDVVDPALRGTRNVVAAVDRAQTVERLVFTSTVGAIFGDYADVDRMDGRILSEKYVNTTSTVENNPYHYAKTVAEQAARDAEAAQSRWRMVALNPGLILGPSLTPASDSGSLFLLDELFKGYFFYGAPDFSFTTVDVRDVAAAHIAAAEHPDAHGRYILAAEEMTSFHQMARILLKHHPRDLRLPRTALPHWPVRILGPAFGLSQDYIRKHLGIRFRVDNHRSTTELGLTYRPIEETLVDHHRSWSEQRRR, from the coding sequence GTGAGCACCAGCCCGGCCGGCAGAACGGTCCTGGTCACCGGAGGCAGCGGCTTCGTCGCGGCGCACCTGGTGCGCCGACTCCTGGAGCGCGGCTACCGGGTGCGTACGACGGTCCGCAGTACGGCGAACACGGCCAAGCTCGCTCCGCTGCGCGCCCTCCAGGACGCCCACCCCGGCCGGCTCGACCTCTTCGAGGCGGACCTGCTCCAGGACGGCTCCTTCGACGAACCGGCCCGGGGCTGCGCGGTCGTCTTCCACGTGGCCTCGCCGTTCCTGATGCCGGAGAAGATCAAGGACGGACAGCGGGACGTCGTCGACCCCGCCCTGCGCGGCACCCGCAACGTCGTGGCCGCCGTCGACCGCGCGCAGACCGTGGAGCGCCTGGTGTTCACCTCCACCGTGGGCGCGATCTTCGGCGACTACGCGGACGTCGACCGCATGGACGGCCGCATCCTGTCGGAGAAGTACGTCAACACCACCAGCACCGTGGAGAACAACCCGTACCACTATGCCAAGACGGTCGCCGAGCAGGCCGCCCGGGACGCCGAGGCCGCGCAGAGCCGCTGGCGCATGGTCGCCCTCAACCCCGGTCTGATCCTCGGCCCCTCCCTCACACCCGCCTCCGACTCGGGCAGCCTGTTCCTCCTCGACGAACTCTTCAAGGGCTACTTCTTCTACGGCGCCCCCGACTTCAGCTTCACCACGGTCGACGTCCGTGACGTGGCCGCCGCCCACATAGCCGCCGCCGAACACCCCGACGCCCACGGCCGGTACATCCTCGCCGCCGAGGAGATGACCTCGTTCCACCAGATGGCGAGGATCCTGCTCAAGCACCACCCGCGCGACCTGCGCCTGCCCCGCACAGCCCTCCCGCACTGGCCGGTCCGCATCCTGGGCCCCGCCTTCGGTCTCTCCCAGGACTACATCCGCAAGCACCTCGGCATCCGCTTCCGCGTCGACAACCACCGCAGCACCACCGAACTGGGCCTCACCTACCGCCCGATCGAGGAGACCCTCGTGGACCACCACCGCTCCTGGAGCGAACAGCGACGCCGCTGA
- a CDS encoding sugar transferase gives MRRFRIAMSRQAPIAVTRQPVQRVETRAPWYGPFSVCVDLGAAALPVAATIVEVHEPHPLRLAAAAALLWPLIGVVSKRYTPLAWGDGGGLRAIARDWLVLVGALATLRVVCGLDSVPAEAFTALIPALVCTGVCQKLIHRHLLAARRNARALRHVLVVGEASALDSVVGQLAQRTDHEYVIVGACPVGEDEVTSGVPVCARLSREAPDAPDSDAAVVLGAADELGADLVFVAPGPHLNGERMRRLSWALYDRGRSLMVLPGITDVARRRVRLTSAAGLTLLHIAPPLQRGAHAAAKTAVDRTGALLLILLLSPLLLLLALAVRLGSPGPVLYRQTRVGRHGMRFAMWKFRTMVVDADRLKGGLEKQNENDGHMFKMRRDPRVTPVGRVLRRYSLDELPQLFNILFGHMSLVGPRPPLPDEVVKYNGVEMRRLNVRPGLTGLWQVSGRSDLSWRETVALDLRYVDNWSLSGDVNVMARTVRAVLNGQGAY, from the coding sequence ATGCGCCGGTTCAGAATCGCGATGTCCCGGCAGGCGCCGATTGCCGTGACGCGCCAGCCCGTTCAGCGTGTGGAGACACGGGCCCCCTGGTACGGCCCCTTCTCCGTCTGTGTCGACCTCGGCGCCGCGGCCCTGCCGGTCGCCGCGACGATCGTGGAGGTCCATGAGCCCCACCCCCTGCGGCTGGCGGCCGCCGCGGCCCTGCTGTGGCCGCTCATCGGGGTGGTGAGCAAGCGTTACACGCCCCTGGCCTGGGGCGACGGCGGCGGGTTGCGCGCCATCGCCCGGGACTGGCTGGTCCTGGTCGGCGCCCTCGCCACCCTCCGGGTGGTCTGCGGCCTGGACAGCGTGCCCGCCGAGGCGTTCACGGCGCTCATCCCCGCCCTGGTGTGCACCGGCGTCTGCCAGAAACTGATCCACCGTCATCTGCTGGCCGCCCGCCGCAACGCCCGCGCGCTACGGCACGTCCTGGTCGTCGGCGAGGCCTCGGCCCTCGACTCCGTGGTCGGACAGCTCGCCCAGCGCACCGACCACGAGTACGTCATCGTCGGCGCCTGCCCGGTGGGCGAGGACGAGGTGACCTCGGGCGTCCCCGTCTGCGCGCGGCTGTCCCGCGAGGCACCCGACGCCCCCGACTCGGACGCCGCCGTCGTCCTCGGCGCGGCCGACGAACTCGGCGCCGACCTGGTCTTCGTGGCACCCGGCCCGCACCTGAACGGCGAGCGGATGCGCCGGCTGTCCTGGGCGCTGTACGACCGGGGCCGCTCGCTCATGGTCCTGCCCGGCATCACCGACGTGGCCCGCCGCCGGGTGCGGCTGACCTCGGCGGCCGGTCTCACCCTGCTGCACATCGCGCCGCCGCTGCAGCGCGGTGCGCACGCCGCCGCCAAGACGGCGGTGGACCGGACGGGCGCCCTGCTGCTGATCCTGCTGCTCTCGCCGCTGCTGCTCCTGCTGGCGCTGGCCGTCCGGCTCGGCTCACCGGGCCCGGTCCTCTACCGCCAGACCCGGGTCGGGCGGCACGGGATGCGCTTCGCCATGTGGAAGTTCCGCACCATGGTGGTCGACGCGGACCGGCTCAAGGGCGGGCTCGAGAAGCAGAACGAGAACGACGGGCACATGTTCAAGATGCGCCGCGACCCCCGGGTCACCCCGGTCGGACGGGTCCTGCGCCGTTACTCCCTGGACGAGCTGCCCCAGCTCTTCAACATCCTCTTCGGCCACATGTCCCTGGTGGGCCCCCGCCCGCCGCTGCCCGACGAGGTCGTCAAGTACAACGGCGTCGAGATGCGCCGGCTCAACGTCCGGCCGGGCCTGACCGGCCTGTGGCAGGTCAGCGGACGCTCGGACCTGTCCTGGCGCGAGACCGTCGCGCTCGATCTGCGCTACGTCGACAACTGGTCGCTGTCCGGCGACGTCAACGTCATGGCCCGCACCGTCCGCGCGGTGCTGAACGGCCAGGGCGCGTACTAG
- a CDS encoding LuxR C-terminal-related transcriptional regulator, which produces MTGRTAGRTGTDTLGQARGAVAREAWAEAHRLLRALDTTRLTPDDHAGFADAAWWTSRVDESIEQRTLAYSGYAASGADRRAGLMAWLLFYEHQLAGRPSVAAGWLRRARRHLGGEPECVEQCYLVWVDTEAAQARGAFDEAMASALRMAAIARRCGSPDLYTMSVQARASVLVARGRIAEGLDVLDEAMCSAAAGELSAFFTGWVYCLGLQQCMACVDLHRAAEWTDAAMRWCASMPAENNFRGLCRLHRVQVLELRGHWSRALDEAVRTCEELLPYERRSAAEVFYLLGEILRRRGETQAAEEAYGRAHELGRDPQPGLALLRLARGRAQASAAALTHLPVPRDRLERCRLLAARVEVFLALGQADEAGAAADELRELADGWRRLCGAAVTLPHAAAASAEGAVAYARGDPGRARERLHRALALWLELGVPYDAAQTRMTLAAAGRAAGDEESARLELRAAHGVFVELGAVPDARRAAALLDAVRDRPPGGLTAREVQVLRLVAAGRTNRAVAEELVISEHTVARHLNNIFAKLDVSSRAAATAYAYTHGLV; this is translated from the coding sequence GTGACTGGGCGGACGGCCGGGCGTACGGGTACGGACACGCTGGGGCAGGCGCGGGGCGCCGTGGCCCGGGAGGCGTGGGCCGAGGCCCACCGTCTGCTGCGCGCCCTGGACACGACCCGGCTCACCCCCGACGACCACGCCGGCTTCGCCGACGCCGCCTGGTGGACGAGCCGGGTCGACGAGTCGATCGAACAACGCACCCTCGCCTACTCCGGATACGCGGCCTCGGGCGCGGACCGGCGCGCCGGGCTGATGGCCTGGCTCCTCTTCTACGAGCACCAGCTCGCCGGACGCCCCTCGGTGGCCGCCGGCTGGCTGCGCCGGGCCCGGCGCCACCTCGGCGGCGAACCCGAGTGCGTCGAGCAGTGCTACCTGGTCTGGGTCGACACCGAGGCGGCGCAGGCGCGCGGCGCGTTCGACGAGGCGATGGCCTCGGCGCTGCGGATGGCCGCGATCGCCCGCCGCTGCGGCAGCCCGGACCTGTACACGATGAGCGTGCAGGCGCGGGCGTCCGTGCTGGTGGCGCGGGGCCGGATCGCGGAGGGGCTCGACGTCCTCGACGAGGCGATGTGCTCGGCGGCGGCGGGCGAGCTGAGCGCCTTCTTCACCGGCTGGGTCTACTGTCTGGGCCTGCAGCAGTGCATGGCCTGCGTCGACCTGCACCGCGCCGCCGAGTGGACCGACGCCGCGATGCGCTGGTGCGCGTCGATGCCCGCGGAGAACAACTTCCGCGGGCTGTGCCGGCTCCACCGGGTCCAGGTGCTGGAGCTGCGGGGCCACTGGTCGCGGGCGCTCGACGAGGCCGTACGCACCTGCGAGGAGCTGCTGCCCTACGAGCGGCGGTCGGCGGCGGAGGTCTTCTATCTGCTCGGGGAGATCCTGCGGCGGCGCGGCGAGACGCAGGCGGCCGAGGAGGCGTACGGCCGGGCGCACGAGCTGGGGCGGGATCCGCAGCCCGGTCTGGCGCTGCTGCGGCTCGCCCGGGGCCGCGCGCAGGCCTCGGCGGCGGCCCTCACCCACCTGCCCGTGCCGCGGGACCGGCTGGAGCGCTGCCGGCTGCTCGCCGCCCGGGTGGAGGTGTTCCTCGCGCTCGGCCAGGCGGACGAGGCCGGCGCGGCGGCCGACGAGCTGCGTGAGCTGGCCGACGGGTGGCGGCGGCTGTGCGGCGCGGCGGTGACCCTGCCGCACGCGGCGGCCGCCTCGGCGGAGGGCGCGGTGGCGTACGCCCGGGGGGACCCCGGCCGGGCGCGGGAGCGGCTGCACCGGGCCCTGGCGCTCTGGCTGGAGCTCGGGGTGCCGTACGACGCGGCCCAGACACGGATGACGCTGGCCGCCGCCGGGCGGGCCGCCGGGGACGAGGAGAGCGCCCGGCTGGAGCTGCGGGCGGCCCACGGCGTCTTCGTGGAGCTGGGCGCCGTACCGGACGCGCGGCGGGCGGCGGCGCTGCTGGACGCGGTGCGCGACAGACCGCCGGGCGGCCTCACCGCGCGGGAGGTCCAGGTGCTGCGGCTGGTGGCGGCGGGCCGCACCAACCGGGCCGTCGCCGAGGAACTGGTGATCAGCGAGCACACCGTGGCCCGGCACCTGAACAACATCTTCGCCAAGCTCGACGTGTCCTCGCGGGCGGCGGCGACCGCGTACGCGTACACGCACGGGCTGGTGTGA
- a CDS encoding FAD-binding oxidoreductase produces the protein MTTSTSPLDRRLLERLAGAVRGELVAPGDPDYDEARRVYNAMHDKRPALVVRAVDAGDVTATVDFARDEGLALAVRGGGHGVPGHGTCDGGVVLDLGRMRGIRVDPDARRARVGGGCTWADVDRATHPFGLATTGGIVSTTGVGGLTTGGGMGHLSRRCGLACDNLVAVDLVTADGALLTCTDERDADLMWAVRGGGGNFGVVTSFSYRLHPVAHVLGGPTFYPLDADVLRRYRELIAESDERLGALLVVGLGPPVPFLPERWHGRPVCGVVTCWSGPEDEDDRVRDRIASLGPVLGRHLERMPYPVINTLFDELVPAGLFHYWKGAFAQGLPDGVLDAFVEYGATTPSIPSVTVVFPVDGACHRVGRRDTAFSYRDADFSIALSPTMTTREDCEAQKDWVRGFHGAIAPHAMEGGYVNFMDGDDQDRVRANYRDNHTRLTRLKRRHDPGNLFRLNHNIVP, from the coding sequence ATGACCACCTCCACATCCCCACTGGACCGGCGGCTGCTGGAGCGGCTGGCCGGGGCCGTGCGCGGCGAGCTCGTCGCACCGGGGGACCCGGACTACGACGAGGCCCGCAGGGTCTACAACGCGATGCACGACAAACGGCCCGCGCTCGTCGTCCGGGCCGTCGACGCGGGCGACGTGACGGCCACCGTGGACTTCGCCCGTGACGAGGGGCTGGCGCTCGCGGTGCGCGGCGGCGGCCACGGCGTCCCCGGCCACGGCACCTGCGACGGCGGGGTCGTCCTCGATCTCGGGCGGATGCGCGGGATCCGCGTCGACCCCGACGCGCGGCGGGCGCGGGTCGGGGGCGGCTGCACCTGGGCGGACGTCGACCGCGCCACGCACCCCTTCGGCCTCGCCACCACCGGCGGGATCGTCTCCACCACCGGCGTGGGCGGTCTGACGACCGGCGGAGGCATGGGACACCTCTCCCGGCGCTGCGGGCTGGCCTGCGACAACCTGGTCGCGGTCGATCTGGTGACGGCCGACGGGGCCCTCCTGACCTGCACCGACGAACGCGACGCCGACCTGATGTGGGCCGTGCGCGGGGGCGGCGGCAACTTCGGGGTCGTCACCTCCTTCTCGTACCGGCTGCATCCGGTCGCCCACGTCCTCGGCGGACCGACGTTCTACCCGCTCGACGCGGACGTCCTGCGCCGCTACCGGGAGCTGATCGCCGAGTCCGACGAGCGCCTCGGCGCGCTGCTCGTCGTGGGGCTCGGACCGCCGGTGCCGTTCCTGCCCGAGCGCTGGCACGGGCGGCCGGTGTGCGGGGTGGTCACGTGCTGGAGCGGACCCGAGGACGAGGACGACCGGGTCCGTGACCGGATCGCCTCGCTGGGACCGGTGCTGGGCCGGCATCTGGAGCGGATGCCCTACCCGGTGATCAACACCCTCTTCGACGAACTGGTCCCCGCCGGACTCTTCCACTACTGGAAGGGCGCCTTCGCCCAGGGGCTGCCCGACGGTGTGCTCGACGCGTTCGTCGAGTACGGCGCGACGACCCCGTCCATCCCGAGCGTGACCGTCGTCTTCCCCGTCGACGGCGCCTGCCATCGCGTGGGCCGTCGGGACACCGCGTTCTCCTACCGGGACGCCGACTTCTCGATCGCGCTCAGCCCCACCATGACCACCCGGGAGGACTGCGAGGCGCAGAAGGACTGGGTACGCGGCTTCCACGGGGCGATCGCGCCGCACGCCATGGAGGGCGGATACGTCAATTTCATGGACGGCGACGACCAGGACCGCGTCCGGGCCAACTACCGCGACAACCACACCCGGCTCACGCGGCTGAAGCGGCGCCACGACCCCGGGAACCTGTTCCGGCTGAACCACAACATCGTGCCCTGA
- a CDS encoding glycosyltransferase family 4 protein has protein sequence MRILVHDYSGHPFQAQLSRELARRGHDVVHSTCTAYVSGKGNLAGDTPGLRFVTIGDGTALRKDAYFRRLRQETLLGLELARQVRRERPDVALLSNMPIPVLVVAAGVLRRMGVPWVLWHQDVTAVAMKSFAAEKVARSMGIAAKVFGAGEKWSARRAAAVVVIAESFVRVHREWGTAGKVTVIPNWAPLDEIVPVDRANAWSAEQGLDGVRTVLYSGTLGLKHNPELLVRLAERLGAGGTPVRLVVVNDGPAVPVLRAAAAERGVDLTLLPFQPYERLPEVLGSGDLLVVLLGADAGEFSVPSKTLSYLCAGRPVLGLMPAGNLAARLLRRAGSAVFPPEESSLDEAASWAREVLSDPARAESLGKESRALAEREFALEDCASRFEDILRTASRARRR, from the coding sequence ATGAGGATCCTCGTCCACGACTACAGCGGCCACCCCTTCCAGGCCCAGCTCAGCCGGGAACTGGCGCGCCGCGGTCACGACGTCGTCCACTCGACCTGCACGGCCTACGTCTCCGGCAAGGGCAACCTCGCCGGGGACACCCCCGGGCTGCGCTTCGTCACCATCGGGGACGGCACCGCCCTGCGGAAGGACGCCTACTTCCGCCGGCTGCGCCAGGAGACCCTGCTGGGCCTCGAACTGGCCCGCCAGGTACGGCGGGAGCGGCCCGACGTGGCCCTGCTGTCCAACATGCCGATCCCGGTGCTGGTGGTCGCGGCGGGCGTCCTGCGGCGGATGGGCGTCCCCTGGGTGCTGTGGCACCAGGACGTGACGGCCGTGGCGATGAAGAGCTTCGCCGCCGAGAAGGTCGCCCGGTCCATGGGCATCGCCGCGAAGGTCTTCGGCGCCGGAGAGAAGTGGTCGGCGCGCCGGGCCGCGGCCGTCGTGGTGATCGCCGAGTCGTTCGTGCGCGTGCACCGCGAGTGGGGCACGGCCGGGAAGGTCACCGTCATTCCCAACTGGGCGCCGCTGGACGAGATCGTGCCGGTGGACCGGGCCAACGCCTGGTCGGCCGAGCAGGGCCTGGACGGCGTACGGACGGTGCTGTACTCCGGCACGCTGGGCCTCAAGCACAACCCGGAGCTGCTGGTGCGGCTGGCCGAACGGCTGGGCGCGGGGGGCACCCCGGTGCGGCTGGTCGTCGTCAACGACGGCCCGGCCGTGCCCGTCCTGCGCGCGGCGGCGGCCGAGCGGGGCGTCGACCTGACGCTGCTGCCGTTCCAGCCCTACGAGCGGCTGCCCGAGGTGCTCGGCTCGGGCGACCTCCTCGTGGTGCTCCTCGGCGCGGACGCCGGGGAGTTCTCGGTGCCGTCGAAGACCCTGTCGTACCTGTGCGCCGGGCGCCCCGTGCTCGGCCTGATGCCGGCCGGGAACCTGGCGGCGCGGCTGCTGCGCCGGGCGGGGTCGGCGGTCTTCCCGCCGGAGGAGTCCTCGCTCGACGAGGCCGCCTCATGGGCGCGGGAGGTCCTGTCCGACCCGGCGCGTGCCGAGTCGCTGGGCAAGGAGAGCCGGGCCCTGGCCGAGCGGGAGTTCGCCCTGGAGGACTGCGCCTCCCGCTTCGAGGACATCCTCCGTACCGCGAGCCGCGCGCGGCGGCGCTGA
- a CDS encoding DapH/DapD/GlmU-related protein produces MVQTTSVADPAHRPVVARRLHGFTGAGYDKGRPAAVQAAWYAAQHLLFTQWWFPARWRPPLLRAFGARVGRRVLIRRGVRVHWPWKLDVGDDVWIGEDAWILNLEPVTIGHDSCVSQSALLCTGSHRRRSATFEFDNGPIRLEPGSWVAARAVVLRGVTVGRGAVVGAGAVAHQDVPQDAVLTAGGRA; encoded by the coding sequence ATGGTACAGACCACTTCCGTCGCAGACCCGGCGCACCGGCCCGTCGTGGCCCGCCGACTGCACGGCTTCACCGGCGCCGGATACGACAAGGGACGCCCCGCGGCGGTCCAGGCCGCCTGGTACGCCGCCCAGCATCTGCTGTTCACCCAGTGGTGGTTCCCCGCCCGCTGGCGCCCCCCGCTGCTGCGCGCCTTCGGCGCCCGCGTCGGCCGGCGGGTGCTGATCCGGCGCGGGGTACGCGTCCACTGGCCATGGAAACTGGACGTCGGCGACGACGTCTGGATCGGCGAGGACGCCTGGATCCTCAACCTCGAACCGGTCACCATCGGCCACGACTCCTGCGTCTCCCAGAGCGCCCTGCTGTGCACCGGCAGCCACCGCCGTCGCAGCGCCACCTTCGAGTTCGACAACGGCCCCATCCGGCTGGAGCCGGGCAGCTGGGTCGCGGCCCGCGCGGTCGTGCTGCGCGGGGTCACCGTCGGCCGCGGCGCCGTGGTGGGCGCGGGCGCCGTCGCCCACCAGGACGTGCCGCAGGACGCGGTCCTGACCGCGGGGGGCCGGGCATGA